GGTGGGCGCGAGGTAGCGCAGCAGCAGCAGCGAGTCGGGGTCGGCGGCGTGCAGGTCGTCCAGGACCAGCACCAGGCCGGCGGGTTCGGCGGCGGTGCGGACGAGCGCGGCGACGGCGTCGTAGGCGCGGAAGCGCGCGGTCGGGTCCAGGCGCTCGGAGTGCCCGGTGTGGCTGCTGTGCCCGGTGCGGTCGGTCTGGCCACTGCGTTCGGTGTGGCCGGTGTGGCCGGCGAACAGCCCGGTGAACCCGGCCAGCGAGGGCTCCACCGCACCCGGCGACAGGGCGCGCACCACCTGTGTCCACAACCAGAACGGCGGGGTCTGCCCGATGTCCGGGCACCGCGCCCACACCACCGGGGTCCCGCTCGCCGCGGCACGTGCGCCGACGACCCGGGCCAAGCTGGTCTTCCCGATCCCGGCCTCGCCGACCACGACGGCGAACCGCCCACCGGCGCGCCTCGCGGCGGCCGGCAACCCGTCGAGCAGGGCGAGTTCGCGTTGGCGGCCCACGATCCGGTCGACCCCGACACCCCGGTCGACACCGACACCGATGCCGCCGACCGGACCGACGCCGACCTCACGTCCGGACTGTCCTGCCACCACAGGGCGTGCTCCGCAGGGGTCCTCGCCCAGGGGACCCCTGCTTTCATCCTCCTCCGGGGGTACGACAATTCCGGCTCCCCGTGCCCCGCCGACCCCCGGGACGTCGTGGGCCAGGATGCGCCGGTGCAGGTCGCGCAACGCCTCGGTCGGCGAGACCCCGTACTCCTCGGCCAGCACGCGCCGGCCTTCGTCGTAGACCGCCAGCGCCTCGGCCTGCTGCCCCGCGCGGTAGAGGGCGAGCATGAGCCGGCCACGCGCGCGCTCGCGCTCCGGGTGCTCGGTCACGAACCGCCGCAGCTCGGGCAGCACCTCGTGGTGCCGCCCGACGTCCACGGACGCGGTGAACCACCCCTCGGCGGCGGCCAATCGGGCCTCGGTCAACCGGGCCGCGTCGGCGCGCACGGCCTCCAGGTCGGCGATCGCCACGTCACCGCGCCACAGCGCCAGCGCCTCGCGGTAGCGGTGCTCGGCCAGCGGGGCGTCGCCGGAAGCCAGGGCCGCGGCGGCGTCGTCGGCGAGGGTGGTGAAGCGGACGGCGTCGACCGCGTCCGGCGGCACGGCCAGTTCGTACCCGCCGTTCCCGCCGCGCAGCAGCTCGCCGGGAGCCCGGTGACCGCGGCCGGGTTCCAGGGCGCGCCGCAGGCCGGCGACGTGGGTCCGCAGCGTCACGGCGGCACTCGCGGGCGGGCGGCCGTCCCACAGGGCGTCGGCCAGCCAGTCGACGGACAGTAAGCGGTTGGGGCGCACCGACAACAGCGCCAGCAGGTCCCGCTGCCGACGCCCGCCGACCTCCACCGGGACGCCGTCGCGCTCGACCCGCAACGGTCCCAGGATCGCGAACCGCACGACGTGACCCCCTGGCAGCACCGGGCGCGAGCCTACCCGGCGACCCAATACGCTGGCACGTCACCGGAGCGGGAGGCGTGGGGACGCGTGGAGTTCGGGTTGCTCGGAGCGGTGCGGGCGGTGCACGACGGACGGGTGCTGCCGGTCGGCGGGGCCCGGGCGCGGTTCGTGCTCGCCACGCTCCTGCTCAACGGCGACCGGCCGACGCGGGCCGACGCGCTCGTGGAGGCGCTGTGGGACCGGCCACCGCCGACCGCGCGAGCCCAGCTGCACAACGTCGTCAGCAAGCTCCGCGCCGCGCTGCGCACCGCCGGCGCGGACCCGGTCGAGTCGCACCCCGGCGGCTACCTGCTCTCCCTGGACGGCCACCGGCTGGACCTCGCGGACTTCCGGCGGGCCGCGTCACGGGGCACGCGGGCGGCGGCGGCCGGGCGGCACGACGAGGCGGCGACCGAGCTGGCCGCGGCCCTGGCGCTGTGGCGGGGGCCGGCGCTCGCGGACGTCCCCGACGAGCAGGCCGTCGAGGTGCGGGCCGCGCTGCACGAGGAACGCCTGGCGGTCGTCGAGGCGAAGCTGCGCGCCGACCTGGCGCTGGGCCGGCCGGACGCCGTGCTGCGGGACGTGACGCCGGAGCTGGCCGAGCACCCGTTCCGGGAAGGTCTGTGGGAGACGCGCGTCCGGGCGCTGGTCGCGGCCGGGCGGCGGGCCGACGCGCTGGCCGCCTGCCGCCGGGTGCGGCGGACGTTCGCCGACGAGCTGGGCATCGAGCCGGGACCGGGGCTGCGCGCGCTCGAACAGGACGTGCTGCGCGGTGAGGAGTCGGCGCGGGCGTCGCGGAACGACCTGCCACCCCGCGAGCTGCCGCTGCCCATCGGCCGCCTGACCGGGCGCGACGAGCCGTTGCGCCGGATCGGCCGCCTGCTGCGGGCCGACGGCGCGTCACCGGTCGTGCTGCTGGTGGGGCGCGGCGGGGTCGGCAAGTCCGCGCTGGCGGTGACCGCCGCGCACGAGGCGGTCACGTCCTTCCCGGACGGCCAGCTGCACGTCGACCTCGGCGGCAGCGGGCCGCGTCCCGCCGACCCGCACCTCGTCGTCGGCCGGGTGCTGCGCGCGCTCGGCGTGGACGGCGGCGCCGTGCCCCAGGACCCCGGCCGGCGGCTGGGGCTGTACCGCAGCCTGCTCGCGGACCGGCGCGTGCTGCTCGTGCTGGACGACGCGCACTCGGAGCGCCAGGTCAGGCCACTGCTGCCGGGCACCCCGGGCTGCCGCGTCCTGGTCACCTCGCGCGGTCGCCTCGGTGCGCTGGTGGGCGTCGAGCGGATCGAGGTGCCGGTGCTGGACGCCCACGCCGCTGTGGAGTTGTTCGCGCACGTGCTGGGCCGCGAGCGGTTCGCCGCCGAGCCCGACGCCGCACGCGCCGTCGTCGCCGCGTGCGCCAACCTGCCGCTGGCGGTCGTCGTCGCGGCCGGTCGCCTGGCGGTGCAGCCGCACCGGCGCGTCGCCGAGTTCCTCGCCCTGCTCACCCGGGAACGCGGCAGGCTGGACGAGCTGTCCGTGGGCGACCTGGACGTGCGGGCGAGCATCACGCTCAGCGTGGACGCCCTGGACCCGCCCGAGCAGCGGCTGTTCCGGCTGCTCGGGCGGCTGGAGGTGCCCGACTGGCCGGGCTGGGTCGCCGGCGCGCTGCTGGGCGACCCCGCGTGGCGGCCCGGCCCCCTGGACCGGCTGGTGGACCTGCACCTGGTCGAACCCCTCGGGGCGGACCGGGTGGGGCAGGTGCGCTACCGGCTGCACGACCTGGTCACCGACGTGGCGCGCGAACAGGAGCCCGTGGAAGGAGGGCCGGGCGAGCGGGACGCCGTGGCCGGTGTGCTGGGCGGGTGGCTGGCGCTCGCCGCCGAGGCCGACGACCGCCTCCCGCACGGCATCGCCCGGACCGCCGACCCGGCCGCCGCGCCACCACCCGCCGCCGCGGCCCTGGCCCGGGAGGCGCCCGCCGACTGGTTCGAGGCGGAGCGCCGGAGCCTGGTCGCCGCAATCGGCCAGGCCCGCCGCGCCGGTCTGGCCGACCTCGCGGGCGCGTTGGCGCTGCGCCTGTCGGGGTTCCTGTGGCTGCGCTCCTACGACGACGAGTGGGAGCGCGAGCTGCGGCTGTGCGTGCGCGACGTCCGGGAGCGCGGTTCCCGCCACCTGCTCGCCCGCCTGCTCGGCGCGCTGTACGACGTGTGCGTGCAGCGCGACCGGTTCACCGAGCTGCGCGACGTCGCCGCCGAGCAGGTGGCCGCCGCGCGGGACACCGACGACCACGTGCTGCTGCTGCGGGCCCTGCGCCAGGCCGGTGCGGCCGAGGCCAGGCTGGGCCGGTTCGGCGACGGCGAGCGGTGGCTGACCGACGCCGTCGAACGGGCCCGCCACCCCGGCGTGCCGCGCGACCTGCTGCGCGACTGCCTCATGGCGCTCGGGTCGCTGCACCACGAGGCCGGCGTGCCCGAAGCGGCCGTGCCGCTGCTGCGCGAGGCCCTGTCCCTGGCTGCGGGCGTCACGGCGCGCGCCGAGCTGTGCCGCTACCGCCTCGCCTTGGCGCTGACCGACCTCGGGGACTTCGCCGAGGCCGCCGACCTGCTGCACGGGGTCCTGGCCGCGTGCGAGGAGATGGGCGACGACCTGGGCACGGCCTACGCCGAGCAGGCGCTCGCCGACGTCGACCTGCGCGACGGCCGGCCGCGTGCCGCCGAGGGCCGCCTGGCCCGCGCGCGGGTCGTGCACGAACGCCTGGGCAGCGCCGACGGCCTGGCGGAGGTGCTGCGGGCCAGCGCCGACCTGGCCGTCCGGGAGGGCGACTGGCGCGCGGCCGACACCGCCCTGCGCCACGCGCTCGACCTGCGCCGCAGCACCGGCAACCGCCTGGAGACCGCCCGGACCCTGGCCCGCCTCGCGCACGTGGCCGAAGCGCTGGGGAAGGACGCTGCCGAGGCCCCGGCCGTCCCGGACGACCTCGACCCGGCCTGCCTGCGCGTGCCCGACTTCTACGCCGCCGGACGGACGCGCTGATCGCTTGGCGGCGCGGGACCGGCGGACCGTGTCACCCGTCGAGGCGTTGGGCGCGGGTGGTCAGGTGGCGGCGTTCGGGCACGCTCGTGGCACGCCGGGCGGCCTCGCGGTAGGCGTCCCGGGCGGGCCCGGCCCGGCCGGCCAGCTCCAGCAGGTGTGCCTTGACGGCGTGCAGGCGGTGGGTGCGGGCCAGGTGCCGGTCGGCCTCCAGGTCCGCGACCAGCGCCAGTCCGGCGTCCGGACCCTGCACCATCGCGACCGCCACGGCCCGGTTCAACGCGGTCACCGGGCTCGGGGCCACGCGTTCCAGCAGGTCGTACAGGGCCAGCACCTGCGGCCAGTCGGTGGCCTCGGCGGTCGGCGCCTCGGTGTGCACGGCGGCGATGGCGGCCTGGAGCTGGTAGGGGCCCACCGGGCCGCGGGGCAGGGTGCGGGTGATCAGCTCGGCGCCCTCCTCGACCAGGGCGCGGTCCCACCGGGTGCGGTCCTGCTCGGGCAGCGGGACCGGCGTGCCGTCCGGGGCGGTGCGGGCCGGGCGGTGTGCGTCGGTGAGGAGCATGAGGGCAAGCAGGCCCGCCACCTCGCCGTCGTCGGGCAGGAGCGCGTGCAGGGTGCGGGTCAGGCGGATCGCCTCGTCGGACAGGTCCGGCGCGGTCAGGTCGCCGCGGTCGGTCGTGGTGTGGCCCTCGGTGAACACGAGGTAGAGCACGTGCAGGACGGCGCGCAGGCGTTCGGCGTGGTCCTCGCCCGCGAGCCCGCCGAACCCGGCGTCGCGGACCGTCTGCTTGGCGCGGCTGATGCGCTGCGCCATCGTGGCCTCGGGCACGAGGAACGCGGCGGCGACCTGCGCCGTGGTCAGGCCACCCACGGCGCGCAGGGTCAACGCGATCCGGCTGGGTCCGGACAACGCCGGGTGGCAGCACAGGAACAGCAGCTCCAGCGAGTCGTCCCGGTCCGGCTCGGCGTCGGCCGGTGCGGCGAGCACCTCCGCCTGCGGCGTCGCGACCAGTTCACGCCGGCGGCGGGCGTTCTCGCTGCGCACGTGGTCGACCAGGCGGCGCGACGCCACCGTGAGCAGCCAACCGCGCGGGTTGCCCGGCAGTCCGTCGGCCGCCCACCGCACCGCGGCGTCGAGCAGCGCCTCCTGCACGGCGTCCTCGCACGCGTCGAACTGGCCGTGCCGGCGCACCAGCACGCCGAGGACCTGCGGCGCCAGTTCGCGCAGCAGGTCCTCGACGCGTCGGTGCCCCGTCACTGCCCCTCGTGGGGGACCGGCCACACCTCGACCGGGTCCTGATCGGCCCACGGCATGTCGGCGGCGATCTCGTGCGCCCGCTCCTCGCTCTCCACGTCGAGCAGGTAGAAGCTGGCGATGTACTCCTTGGTCTCCAGGTACGGCCCGTCGGTGACCGCGGGCGCGCCGTCGACCCGCTTGACGAGCCGCGCCATCACCGCGTCCGCGAGGCCGTAGGCACCGATCAGCTCACCGGTGCCCTGGTACCTCCTGTTGAACGCGTCCTGGTCGGCGACCACGTCCGGCCACTGGTCCGCGGGGATGGAGTCCCACTTCTCCTGGTTGCCGTAGACCAGCATCAAGTACTTCACGTCGGGTGTCCCGTTCGTCCGTTCGCGCGCCCCGGTGGCTCGCGGTCGCCCAATGGTCGGAGCGGGCCGGCCGTCCTCTACACCGAGCCAGGGGGAATTTTCCCGAGTGGCCCGAACGTGGAACTCACGAGGCCTGGACGTACGACTCGCGGGGCGTGGGTTCACGACTCGCGGAGGTTGGGGGTTTGGTCAGCGGCCCAGGGCGGAGCCGCCGTTGACGCCGATCACCTGGGCGGTGATGTGACCGGCTTCGGGGGAGGCCAGGAAGGTCACGGCGGCGGCGACGTCGGCGGGCTTGCCGGCGCGGCCGTTGGCCGGGTTGCCGACGAGCTTCGCGCGGCGCTCGCCGGTGAGCGGCTCGCCGCCGAAGAAGTCGGTGTCCTCGATGACGCCGGGCGCGACGACGTTGACCGTGATGCCGCGCCCGCCGAGGCGGAAGGCCAGGTCGGCGGTCCACGCCTCGATCGCGGCCTTGGCCGCGCCGTAGCTGCCCGAACCGCGCCGCGCCGCGATGGACCCGACGGTGATCACCCGGGCGTCGTCGGCCAGCCTCGGCTCCAGGGCGGTGGTGACCAGGACGGCGGTGAGCACGTTGGACGCGTAGTTGGCCGTCCACAGGTCCCGGACCTGCGCCAGGTCGGTCGGCTCCGGTCGGCGGCGGGTCTCGTTGCCGCCCGCGTTGTTCACCAGCACGTCGACGCGGTCCGGCAGTTCCGCCAGTGCGGCCTCGACCTGCGCCGGGTCGGCGGCGTCGAACGCGACGGCCCGCGCGCCCACCTCCCGCGCGGCGGCGGCCAGCAGGTCCGCCCGCCGCCCGGTGACCACCACGTCCAACCCCTGCTTCACCAGCTGCTCGGCGATCGCCCTGCCGATGCCCGTGCCGCCACCGGTCACCACTGCCGTCCTCGTCATGGCGACGTTGTACCAGCGGGCCCGGTCGCGGGTCGAGATCCGTTCACATGCGTGGTCGGGTCCGGTGGGCGCGCGGGCGGAAGGAGGACGACGCGGTCGACACCGGCCCGGCGGGGGCGGGCGTCCCGACGTCGCCTCGTGGCCGCCCGTGGTGCCCCCTGGGTGCGTGAAATGGAGCCGACCGCGCCGGGGTGGTCAG
This region of Saccharothrix longispora genomic DNA includes:
- a CDS encoding AfsR/SARP family transcriptional regulator, yielding MEFGLLGAVRAVHDGRVLPVGGARARFVLATLLLNGDRPTRADALVEALWDRPPPTARAQLHNVVSKLRAALRTAGADPVESHPGGYLLSLDGHRLDLADFRRAASRGTRAAAAGRHDEAATELAAALALWRGPALADVPDEQAVEVRAALHEERLAVVEAKLRADLALGRPDAVLRDVTPELAEHPFREGLWETRVRALVAAGRRADALAACRRVRRTFADELGIEPGPGLRALEQDVLRGEESARASRNDLPPRELPLPIGRLTGRDEPLRRIGRLLRADGASPVVLLVGRGGVGKSALAVTAAHEAVTSFPDGQLHVDLGGSGPRPADPHLVVGRVLRALGVDGGAVPQDPGRRLGLYRSLLADRRVLLVLDDAHSERQVRPLLPGTPGCRVLVTSRGRLGALVGVERIEVPVLDAHAAVELFAHVLGRERFAAEPDAARAVVAACANLPLAVVVAAGRLAVQPHRRVAEFLALLTRERGRLDELSVGDLDVRASITLSVDALDPPEQRLFRLLGRLEVPDWPGWVAGALLGDPAWRPGPLDRLVDLHLVEPLGADRVGQVRYRLHDLVTDVAREQEPVEGGPGERDAVAGVLGGWLALAAEADDRLPHGIARTADPAAAPPPAAAALAREAPADWFEAERRSLVAAIGQARRAGLADLAGALALRLSGFLWLRSYDDEWERELRLCVRDVRERGSRHLLARLLGALYDVCVQRDRFTELRDVAAEQVAAARDTDDHVLLLRALRQAGAAEARLGRFGDGERWLTDAVERARHPGVPRDLLRDCLMALGSLHHEAGVPEAAVPLLREALSLAAGVTARAELCRYRLALALTDLGDFAEAADLLHGVLAACEEMGDDLGTAYAEQALADVDLRDGRPRAAEGRLARARVVHERLGSADGLAEVLRASADLAVREGDWRAADTALRHALDLRRSTGNRLETARTLARLAHVAEALGKDAAEAPAVPDDLDPACLRVPDFYAAGRTR
- a CDS encoding RNA polymerase sigma factor, whose amino-acid sequence is MTGHRRVEDLLRELAPQVLGVLVRRHGQFDACEDAVQEALLDAAVRWAADGLPGNPRGWLLTVASRRLVDHVRSENARRRRELVATPQAEVLAAPADAEPDRDDSLELLFLCCHPALSGPSRIALTLRAVGGLTTAQVAAAFLVPEATMAQRISRAKQTVRDAGFGGLAGEDHAERLRAVLHVLYLVFTEGHTTTDRGDLTAPDLSDEAIRLTRTLHALLPDDGEVAGLLALMLLTDAHRPARTAPDGTPVPLPEQDRTRWDRALVEEGAELITRTLPRGPVGPYQLQAAIAAVHTEAPTAEATDWPQVLALYDLLERVAPSPVTALNRAVAVAMVQGPDAGLALVADLEADRHLARTHRLHAVKAHLLELAGRAGPARDAYREAARRATSVPERRHLTTRAQRLDG
- a CDS encoding YciI family protein, whose protein sequence is MKYLMLVYGNQEKWDSIPADQWPDVVADQDAFNRRYQGTGELIGAYGLADAVMARLVKRVDGAPAVTDGPYLETKEYIASFYLLDVESEERAHEIAADMPWADQDPVEVWPVPHEGQ
- a CDS encoding SDR family NAD(P)-dependent oxidoreductase — protein: MTRTAVVTGGGTGIGRAIAEQLVKQGLDVVVTGRRADLLAAAAREVGARAVAFDAADPAQVEAALAELPDRVDVLVNNAGGNETRRRPEPTDLAQVRDLWTANYASNVLTAVLVTTALEPRLADDARVITVGSIAARRGSGSYGAAKAAIEAWTADLAFRLGGRGITVNVVAPGVIEDTDFFGGEPLTGERRAKLVGNPANGRAGKPADVAAAVTFLASPEAGHITAQVIGVNGGSALGR